A region from the Mya arenaria isolate MELC-2E11 chromosome 2, ASM2691426v1 genome encodes:
- the LOC128222561 gene encoding uncharacterized protein LOC128222561 yields MGCQQCPMCATCTASSVDLAPLLTTRSAWRMEPLPSGSNCVVQSHVSFVCSVLMVRTAFFQIATRESAAVTSQSRPGKFLVNSSVKMMNNILDSNYTCVTKCEIIVKR; encoded by the exons ATGGGTTGCCAGCAGTGTCCGATGTGCGCCACCTGCACAGCCTCGTCAGTGGATTTGGCACCATTATTGACCACCAGGTCCGCTTGGAGAATGGAGCCACTGCCATCAGGTTCAA ATTGTGTAGTGCAGAGTCATGTGAGTTTTGTGTGCAGTGTCTTGATGGTTCGGACTGCATTCTTCCAG ATAGCAACTCGCGAATCAGCTGCCGTCACCTCACAGTCTAGGCCGGGAAAATTTCTTGTCAACAGCTCTGTTAAGATGATGAATAATATCCTGGATTCtaattacacatgtgtaactaAATGTGAAATTATAGTTAAAAGATGA